The Pleuronectes platessa chromosome 22, fPlePla1.1, whole genome shotgun sequence region TTTCTCCTTCACCAAGTCTTGTCGGTCACATACACCCCCACTTATCCCCTAAAGACCCCCTGCTGTCGACTCTGACCCTACAGGGCTCCTCATTCCTTTGTAAGGACAAGATGAGAGACTATTTCAGACTCacaacagatgcacacacacacacacacacacttgtgctttCCAGTCccacaaaacaagaacaaataaCAATCCATTCTTTCAAAGGCCTCCGGAGCCCCCTGCAGCGACAGGAGGCAGAAATTCCCGAGCAGAAACATAGAGAAAAAACAACGCAACACAACTGCTACACAAATCGTGGATCGTTCCAGTGACGTACGTGGTCCGTCGATGAATCATCCAACTGTAGCCGCGGTTTCGGGAACTTGCTAATCCATCGTGATGGTTTAATAGCCACCGCTGAAAAGCAGGCGGTGATTATGAACTTCCATTAACGACGCAAATTGCGATCTCTTAAGTGCGTAAGAGCCAGCGAGGATTCTAATGATGGGAAGCTGCAGCTGTCACATTTTCCAAATTGAGCTAATACCTTGAATATCCTGAGCCGGGGATATTCAAGGTGTTAACACCAACAGacaaaggttattttttattcaaaataaatgactgTAGGTGTAAATTTAAATGTGTGAATCTATCTGTACGTAAAGAGAAGCCCGATGTTTTCCAAATTGAAAACTTATTTTTCAGACAAAAACTATGAATTCGCTGGTATTTATGTTATCCTTTTATTTGAAGTTATCTATAATAAAGGTtttgtttaaactgtaaaaaatcAAGCCTCAATCGCAGTTCCCTGTCATAAGGATTTAATAACAACATTTTAACGAATCATTAAcagttttaatgtataaatactGGCCAATACATTGGTATTGGAATGATTCACTCCCTCATATCATCCCTCAGCGTCATCTGCTGCCCAAAAATCTGTTCTTATCATTTATCTAAAGTTTtccctgcaaacacaaacagtttgaAGAGACACAGGCCTCATAAAAAACCCTCAGTAAGAACAATGACGTGCAAGATGATCTTTACTGCTCCAACCTCGTCGCCATTTTGGAATGTAATGAAAACATTCTTGCTATCGGAGGCTTTCTGCTTTCAGCACCGAGAGGATTAAAACGTAATTGCACCCACGGGGCAACATTTAAAAGCCGACGTCAACAATGTATGTTATCACGTCTTGAGTTATCAGTGGAAAAGGACATATGCAATTTTCAGAGGATGAGATAAGTGACAAAGAGAGACAGGTGCATGCGAGTATCCTAATTTAACAGACACCTCCTTAGGATGAAGTCTCGGACGTTATTCTGCTGTAGATCACACGTTATCTCCTGGGCGTTATGTTTCAGTGTTGCTATAAATCTTCTGGAGCTTGGATTATAATCGTGGCCTTAAAGGACCATGAAACGAGTCTTAAAGCCTGTGTGAGAATGTCCCGCGTCTGTCTGGTCCCGGGGTGGACGGAGCTGTGCTGCAACATGCCTGTGCACAACATGAGGACAGCAGGTGGCTCCAGTATAATCAAGGTCCCTCGCTCGCTGCTGCCAAGGGACAACTGTGTCCATCAGCAAAGACAGACAACAAATGACGAGGGCTATGAATAGACACAGATACAGCTCTGAAGGAGGGATACAGTAGGACTCCTGTGTGTTTAAACCTCATGCGACTGGTTTACAATCAAATACAAACATTGGAAGAGGCTTTCGTCCTGGTGAGATCAGAGTCTTAaggaagcagcttcaggaaTACAGCAGTgacaataatcaaaccagtgTTTCTGCAAAGTTTGAGTCTCTGAGTTCAAGAAAAGTTTGTGTTGCTCACGAGAAGCAGCTGCTAGAAAAACCCTGGATTTACAGTGACCTCGTCTGGTCAACACTGTGCACTGCAGTTAAGTGTCACTGTGATTCTCTATGGTTGAGGTTGaaatgtttgttggtttgtttgtttgtcagcaaaaACTAGAGCGTGGATTTCCACAACACATGCTGGAAGTATGTCGGATaagggccaagaaagaaccaatCAAATCTGTCATTACTCACCCATCCCTGCTGAGTTATCCCCAGTAGCTCACATCTTCTTATTTTGTCCAATCACCTGTGGGCaaacaaaacattaatttatattgtaaatattaatatgttttattcatattcaaAAACCATATTTCAATCGCTGTCATGCCATGTGACCAACTGACGCCATACCAATGCTATACTGTTTTATCACACTGTATAAACAAGACACACCTCTTTTATAAATCATATTTGTCCTGTTCATCCAGGGTAAGAAAACAATTCAGCTTTAGTTTGAAATCAGTTACATGACATGGAAGCTATTGGAACAAAATATGCTTTTCATTATATATAAATCAATATTAAGGAGTACTCAAGTTAAATAAAGGGGCTTGTCCTATTTATCTAGGATAATAGGAATCAGTGGGCCACATGACGTTGAATCATTagaaagaaataagaaatataaaaagaaataaaatatgtttaagagtTGCGTCTTCTTTATCTAATGTGTTATAATATTATCTGATATGATTCGGACTAATTTGGTCACATGACACGGAAGCTATTGAaaaaatatctatatttatatgaaGGACTAGAAGCAGTACAATTTAATAAACAATTGGTGTTTCCTATCTATCtatgtgattttaaaatatgaatattcacATAAAATATACGATCTACAACAATTTAATTAGAAGGGGTTTGTCCCATTTATCTGGAGCAGCAATACTCTCTGATATGATTGGCGTCAGTGTGTCACATGACGCGGAAGCTGTGAGACCGGAACGGGGATGTgggatttgtagtttttttagCAGTTGGTCACGTTTTCTGACTTTAACATCATGAACTTGAACATTTGAAAACGTCATGAACCGTTTCGTTAATTAaaaagtgttgtgttgtgagtgtaCAACCGGAAGTTAGCAGTTAAGCTACCAGGCAACAAGCTAGTTTCCAGCTTCAGTGTAAAACTTGTGTTTACATTACTTTCCACTTGTTTCCGGTTCTTAACGTGTCACGGATTTATTTACCTCCACGTTACCAGAGACATCCATCCCCCCCCGATGCTCGGGCTCAGCTCTGCGGGGATGAGGACGTGATTCAGCGGCTGTGTTACCTCCGTGTGTCCGCTTGGCAGCACCTGTGCCGCCCCCTCACTCCACAGCGCCTCCCGCTGGCTGCGGGCGGAGTGGTCACGTGTCTCGTATGTGTTCCTCCCAGTCTATGGTTCCTCTTCGACTCCGCCCCTCCCTCCGTGCGCTGCTTATGAAAGCGGGACGGTGGGTGTGACGTATCGAGGacacctccagctgcagctcctctcgcTGGTAATaacaacactttcatttaaatTCTCACGTAAACAAACCCGAGTTGTCCTTGTGTTTACAggcgtgtttgtgttgttgtgcgttTGTCCgctgcacaacacacaacatgcatcACGTGAGGaacagtgtgtttttgttccaGCCTTCGAGGACAAAGCGTTTGTGCGGTACACTCAGTACTTTGTGTACTCGCAGCGTCCGTGTGGCTTCCACATACACAACATCAGTGTTAAGCTTTTAATTGGGCGTTAAACGAGGTCACTGTTGGTTCTGGAGTGAAATCAAGTCCAGGTTTAGATTATTAAGATATTTTTACAATGAGTGagttatttatatattgttgcACAGAGATCCTGGTGTGCAGGAATTCACAGGGTCCATCAGATTAAACTGAGAAGTCGTGACATTATTAAAAGCAAGAAAAAGATATCTCCTTTAAAACATATGTACCAGCTCATTAACCATGCATtggaaataaaatacacaaaacccCATAATGCACCGAGGGGAATAGTATGTGTGGCAGAGaagaaaaatgatttagtagAGGAAATATCTCTGTAATACTTGGCTTTTTTCTGAATTCACTGGTCCCTGcttttcaaataataaatacaatgtaCAAGTGATGTCCTTCTCCTCTATTCTGAGATGTTATTGGCCAGATATACAATCAAACAGTTGTTAAACTATCCCTCTGATTATATGAATCGCAAGCTGCTGCCACACAACACTGATGTATTGGACTGCATAGAGTTTATGAAGGTGaaccaaataaaaatacacgcaaatatcttgtttttaaggaaaaagttttaaggaaaaagttattaaatcttaattttaaaaacatctcTATCACTGTGCTtattgatctttaatttttcatgcaGATCCACTTTGACGATGCTCCGTGTCACCACTGCGTCCCTGTCCACCTCCTGTCAGAGGATGAGGCTGTTCCTCCCTCCCTACGCCTCCGCCTCCACAGCGCCTCCTCCCAACAGACGAGTGGAGAACCAGCAAACCGTGGCCTCCCTCTACGAACTGTCAGTGGACATCCGGAAGGTGCGCAAGTTCAAGGCCTGGGTCCTGTCTGAGGGCTCCACGTACGTGTCTGAAACGGCCGACCTGCTGAGGGACATGGGGGCAGATCCACCAGCGGTCGCCCGGATCCTGGAGACTCACCCCGAGGCCGTCCTGTGTCGACCAGAGGACGTGGCCGCCCAGAGAGACCTCTGGGTGTCCGTGTGCCCCAACAGGCGTGAGCTGATGAGCATCATCGAGAAGTTCCCAGCGTCCTTCTTCACGCTCACTAACCACAGCAACCAGAGGGCCaacatcctcttcctccagagCCTTCACCTCAGCAATCGGATCATCGGTAAGCTGATGGCGAGCGCCCCACACAGCTTCAGTCAACCCCTGGAGCGCAACAAGGAGGTCATCCACACGCTGAGGGAGACCTACCTGGACTTGGGCGGTGATGAGGACAACGTGCGGGTTTGGCTGCAGAAGCTCCTGAGCCAGAACCCGAGCATCCTGCTGCGGCCCGCTGAGGGCTGGAGGGACAGTCTGGGCTTCCTCCGGGAGCAGGGCTTCACCACGGAGGAGCTGCTCAGCCTGGTCTCCAGCCTCAGGGCCTCCATCGCCGAGCTGCAGCCCGAAGCCATGCGGCACGCGCTGGCCTACATCGAGGGGGTTCTCGACTGCTCCAAGGACGAACTCAAGGAGACGATGATCCGCTGCCCGGCCATCCTGCACTACTCCCTGCCCAGCCTGGTGGGGCGGTTCCAGGGCTTGATGGACGTCGGAGTGAGCATGGAGCAGGTGAAGGAAACGCCAAACGTCCTGGAGCTCACCACACAGATCGTTCTGTACCGTATCCACAAGTTGGCGTCCTACGGGTACGACGTGCGCTCCGGCAGCTTGGACGTTATTATCGGAACCAAGAAGGACTTTGAGATGAGTTACGTCAAACTGCACCTCAGGCAGCAGAGGCCGATGTTTAACCCTGTGTGTCCGCTCAGGTCTGCTGAGGACTGAGTGTCTGCACGTGACTCTGTACTGGGCTGTGAATGATGGGAAATGGGAATGTTATTTACTCCTGATTATagaaaagagacacacagattTATCTTCTTCCTccggcaaaacaaaaacatgtttgatttgaTGCCGAAGGGTCCATGACTGTTTTATAATCTTTTTAAGATGTAGTAGAGAAATATAAAAGTACTGTATGAAAACAAGTGCAACACACACTACCTGTCTACTAAAGTAAGATAAAGGTTTGATGATTGTGACACCTGAACTCAACAGATGAGACAATAAATGTCAACATCTGTTACGACTTTAAACTTCTTTCTTCAGTGTCAAACTAACGGTGAAGTCACGAAGTTCTGACTTCAGAGTGTTTATGTGCTTTAAAGTCAGAATGTGTTAAAACATTAACGCTGTAAACAAcgtgtgatgtttgtgtgtttagagCATTTGATTAACATCTCGACATCTCTTTCAAATATCTGCATTATGACAAAGAACAAAGATAAAGGATGAGGGATAACCGGCACATAAATACTAACTTTATATAGGgtgactgtgacctttgacctctgaaatcaAATCAGTCAAATTGGTCCGGATTTTATAAAATTCCCCAGAGGCAGAGTTATCTCATTTGACTTCTGCACATATTACTGATTCCAAAGTTtaaaatctatatttatttaatgattttCAACCCCATTAAATAACAGAATGAAACCGATTGTATATTTAACCCACTTTTAATGAAACAAGCAGATTGAGCAAATGGAACAGTTCTCTCAAGTGGTACAGTTATTTGGAAATATacaggggaaggggggggggggggggggggggaccttgaTATGAGGACTCCTCAATCCTGTCGTGTTGTCTTGAAATATCACCGACAATGAGGATACGCTGATAGTTACTGTCGCACTGATATCACCTCTGCAGTGGTGAGGAATAAGATGAGCCAGCTcggacacagaggaaatgatcgaGACACTTCTGTGGATAAATACTTCAGATGGTTTGAAAATTGGGAAAGTTGAGTAAACGACAGCCAGCAGCTGTTATAGCACAGATACAAGATTTATCAccgtttgttttttgttttttggggggaatgGACGTTCTATAAATGCttgaatttgtttttgaaaatattccaaaaagaaaagtccatCCCCAATAATTTCTcatatcaaaaatatatatatatatatatatatatatcagtggGTCTATGGCGGGAAGGGGGGTgtacacaaagagagaaaaacacacatacaaaaattaaaatatgtaCAAGTTGTGTGTGAGCTGAAATTAGCAAAGTCATTATACACAAGGATGTTTTGTCCCGGGAATATTAACCAAAAGACGAGCCCAGTGTAGCAGCCTCTCCGGTGACAGCACCGGCCAGATGAGAATATACAGTCCGATTTACTGGAGACACTGGGACTCGTGAATTCAGTTTTAATGACGGGCTCGTTTCCTCCTGAAGGGGAGATCATGTGACGTTGTGGTGCTTTCACGAGAATGAAGCGTCCACTCCGTGTTGGCTGTTTATTCGCCATCCGTCTGCAGACACTTtctgtgtggagagagaaaagaaaacaaaggatggaggattaaaacaaacaataaatgcTC contains the following coding sequences:
- the LOC128428699 gene encoding transcription termination factor 2, mitochondrial — translated: MLRVTTASLSTSCQRMRLFLPPYASASTAPPPNRRVENQQTVASLYELSVDIRKVRKFKAWVLSEGSTYVSETADLLRDMGADPPAVARILETHPEAVLCRPEDVAAQRDLWVSVCPNRRELMSIIEKFPASFFTLTNHSNQRANILFLQSLHLSNRIIGKLMASAPHSFSQPLERNKEVIHTLRETYLDLGGDEDNVRVWLQKLLSQNPSILLRPAEGWRDSLGFLREQGFTTEELLSLVSSLRASIAELQPEAMRHALAYIEGVLDCSKDELKETMIRCPAILHYSLPSLVGRFQGLMDVGVSMEQVKETPNVLELTTQIVLYRIHKLASYGYDVRSGSLDVIIGTKKDFEMSYVKLHLRQQRPMFNPVCPLRSAED